One Nocardioides dongkuii genomic window, GCCGTCTTCGGTGGGCCGAGCCTACGCCAGCGGGTGAGCGTGGGTCGGTAACCTCGGAGCGTGCCGACCGACCCGTTCAGGGAGCCCAGCACGACCCTCGTCGTCCTGGACCTCCTCGGCATCTTCGTCTTCGCCATCTCCGGCGCGCTGGTCGGGGTCCGCAAGGGGTACGACGTCTTCGGCCTCGTCGTGCTGGGCGGTACGACGGGCCTCGGCGGCGGCTTCCTGCGCGACGTGCTGATCGGTGCCGTGCCGCCGGCCGCGCTCGCGGACTGGCGCTACCTCCTGGTGCCGGTCGCCGCCGGGCTGGTCGCGTTCGTCTTCCACCCCGCCCTGGGCCGGATGGAGCCCACCATCAACATCTTCGACGCCTTCGGCCTCAGCCTCTTCTGCGTCGCCGGCGCGCTCAAGGCGCTCGACTACGGGCTCGGCCCGCTGCCCGCGGCGTTGATGGGCATGGTCACCGGCATCGGGGGCGGCATCGCCCGCGACCTGCTCGCGGGGCGGGTGCCGGTGGTCTTCCGCGGCGAGCTGTACGCGACGCCCGCGCTCGCCGGCGCGGCCGTCGCGGTGGTCGGCACCCGCGCCGACCTGCCCGGCTCCCTGGTCGCCGTCGCCGGCGCCGCGGTCTGCCTGGTCTGGCGGCTGCTCGCGGTGTGGCGCGACTGGCAGGCGCCGATGCCCCGGGGTCCGGCCAGCGTCTGAGGTCCCCCGGGCGGCGGGCGCGGAGCCCGATGATTCCGGGGATCGGTGGTGGTCTGCCCCCGCATGGACCAGATGCGCAAGAACTGTGGTGCGAACTGTCGGCGGGCGGTGCCAGCATGGGGGGCATGAGCGACGACCGGCACGACCTGGCGATCGAGACCCACGGCCTGGTGAAGGTCTTCGGCGACAACCGCGCCGTCGACGGCGTCGACCTGGCGATCCGCGCCGGCGGGGTGTACGGCGTGCTGGGGCCCAACGGGGCCGGCAAGACCACCGTCATCAAGATGCTGGCGACCCTGCTGGTGCCCGACGGCGGCACGGCCACGGTGCTCGGCCACGACGTGGTGCGGGAGGCGGCCGACGTGCGGGCGCGGGTCGCGATGACCGGTCAGTTCGCCTCGCTCGACGAGGACCTCACCGGCCTGGAGAACCTCACGCTCCTCGCGCGGCTGTACGGCTACCCGCGGTCCGCGGCGAGGAGCCGGGCGACCGAGCTGCTCGAGGCCTTCGACCTGGCCGCCTCGGCGCGCAAGCAGGTCAAGGCCTACTCCGGCGGCATGCGCCGGCGCCTCGACATCGCCGGCTCGATCGTGGTGCGCCCCGACCTGATGTTCCTCGACGAGCCCACCACTGGCCTGGACCCGCGCAGCCGCAACCAGGTGTGGGAGATCGTGCGCGGTCTCGTCGGCGCCGGCACCACCATCCTCCTGACCACGCAGTACCTCGAGGAGGCCGACCAGCTCGCCGACCGGATCGCGGTCATCGACCACGGCCGGGTGATCGCCGAGGGCACCAGCGGCGAGCTGAAGGCGTCGGTCGGCTCCGGCGCCGTGCACGTCCGGGTGCTCCGCCCGGCCGACCGTGCCGAGGTCGCCCGGCTGCTCGCGGAGTCGCTCGGCACCGAGCCGGTCCTGGAGTCCGACGTCGCCGCGCTCAGCCTGCGGGTCGAGAACCCGACGATCGTGGCCGCCGCGCTGCACCGGGTGGGCGAGCACGGCCTGCGGATCAGCGAGTACAGCCTGGGCCAGCCCAGCCTCGACGAGGTCTTCCTCGCGCTCACCGGCAAGCCGGCCGAGGAGTCCGCGCCCCGCCAGCACGACGACCAGGCCCAGGAGGTCCCGGCATGAGCACCGACACGACACCCCGCGCTGCGGCGCCGGCGCTCGACGCCAGCGTGATCGCGGCCCTCGGGTCCGCCGAGCGTCCGCCGCGCGCCGGCGCGGTGAGCTCCTCGGTCACCTTCGGGTGGCGGGCGCTGCTGAAGATCAAGCACGTCCCCGAGCAGCTCTTCGACGTGACGATGTTCCCGATCCTGTTCACGCTGATGTTCACGTTCGTCTTCGGCGGGGCGATCTCGGGCTCGACCCAGGACTACCTCCAGTACGCCCTGCCCGGCATCCTCACCCAGACGGTCGTCTTCATCACGATGTACACCGGGCTGACCATCAACACCGACATCGACAAGGGCGTCTTCGACCGGTTCCGGTCGCTGCCGGTGTGGCGGGCGTCGCTGCTCGTCGGCGCGCTGCTCGGCGACACGCTGCGCTACGGCCTCGCGTCGTTCATGGTGCTCGTCGTCGGCGTGCTGATCGGCTACCGCGCGCCGGGCGGGATCGTCGGCGTGCTGCTGGCCGTGCTCCTGCTGCTGGTCTTCTGCTTCTCGCTGAGCTGGCTGT contains:
- a CDS encoding trimeric intracellular cation channel family protein — encoded protein: MPTDPFREPSTTLVVLDLLGIFVFAISGALVGVRKGYDVFGLVVLGGTTGLGGGFLRDVLIGAVPPAALADWRYLLVPVAAGLVAFVFHPALGRMEPTINIFDAFGLSLFCVAGALKALDYGLGPLPAALMGMVTGIGGGIARDLLAGRVPVVFRGELYATPALAGAAVAVVGTRADLPGSLVAVAGAAVCLVWRLLAVWRDWQAPMPRGPASV
- a CDS encoding ATP-binding cassette domain-containing protein, which codes for MSDDRHDLAIETHGLVKVFGDNRAVDGVDLAIRAGGVYGVLGPNGAGKTTVIKMLATLLVPDGGTATVLGHDVVREAADVRARVAMTGQFASLDEDLTGLENLTLLARLYGYPRSAARSRATELLEAFDLAASARKQVKAYSGGMRRRLDIAGSIVVRPDLMFLDEPTTGLDPRSRNQVWEIVRGLVGAGTTILLTTQYLEEADQLADRIAVIDHGRVIAEGTSGELKASVGSGAVHVRVLRPADRAEVARLLAESLGTEPVLESDVAALSLRVENPTIVAAALHRVGEHGLRISEYSLGQPSLDEVFLALTGKPAEESAPRQHDDQAQEVPA
- a CDS encoding ABC transporter permease, with translation MSTDTTPRAAAPALDASVIAALGSAERPPRAGAVSSSVTFGWRALLKIKHVPEQLFDVTMFPILFTLMFTFVFGGAISGSTQDYLQYALPGILTQTVVFITMYTGLTINTDIDKGVFDRFRSLPVWRASLLVGALLGDTLRYGLASFMVLVVGVLIGYRAPGGIVGVLLAVLLLLVFCFSLSWLWLIVGLKVRSPNAVMGTSMMVLFPLTFISSVFAPPDTMPGWLQVFVDINPVTLLCEAARGLMDDVPDSGDILVVLVLSAAITAVFAPIALRLYNTKS